The proteins below are encoded in one region of Populus alba chromosome 2, ASM523922v2, whole genome shotgun sequence:
- the LOC118062632 gene encoding protein DCL, chloroplastic has product MALAMASLTKPRPPLSLHALSNPISLFSSPAVVLSFPFNRAAFASPSARAIKTGSDSSDLLRKPIAPSEKDLFGISEEEEEEDSEGEREEEEEEGFVDWEDRILEDTVPLVGFVRMILHSDKYESGDRLSQEHERTIVDRLLAHHPDFDNKIGCGIDYITVGYHPDFADSRCLFIVRKDGQSVDFSYWKCLKGLIKKNYPLYADSFILRHFRR; this is encoded by the exons atGGCCTTGGCCATGGCTTCGTTAACTAAACCACGGCCACCACTATCCCTTCACGCTTTGTCAAACCCTATCTCTCTATTTTCTTCGCCGGCGGTGGTGTTATCTTTTCCGTTTAATCGGGCAGCGTTCGCGAGTCCAAGTGCGCGCGCAATTAAGACAGGATCGGACAGTTCAGATTTGTTGAGGAAACCGATTGCACCGTCAGAGAAGGACTTGTTTGGAATttctgaagaagaagaggaggaggacaGTGAAGGGgaaagggaggaagaagaagaggaaggattTGTGGATTGGGAGGATAGGATTTTGGAGGATACCGTCCCACTTGTTGGGTTTGTTAGAATGATTCTTCATTCTGacaa ATATGAAAGTGGAGACAGATTGAGTCAAGAGCATGAGAGAACTATTGTGGATAGATTGCTTGCTCATCATCCAGATTTTGATAACAAGATTGGATGTGGAATTGATTATATTACA GTCGGGTATCATCCTGATTTTGCGGACTCGCGGTGTTTGTTCATAGTTCGAAAAGATGGGCAATCGGTTGACTTTTCTTATTGGAAATGCCTAAAGGGCTTGATCAAGAAGAACTATCCACTATATGCAGACAGTTTCATTCTCAGACATTTCCGACGGTAG
- the LOC118062633 gene encoding uncharacterized protein isoform X1 gives MDGGDGTVRLGALNLKPDHSGFDSGPDVSVSSPVTRQKAAAAKQFIENHYKNHLQGLQDRKESLFIRRRALQMRAQEAQVSNEEQEEMLRNLERRETEYMRLQRRKIGIDDFEQLTVIGKGAFGEVRLCRCKDTGEIFAMKKLKKSEMLSRGQVEHVRSERNLLAEVDSRCIVKLFYSFQDSDFLYLIMEYLPGGDIMTLLMREDILSEDVARFYIAESILAIQSIHQHNYVHRDIKPDNLILDKNGHLKLSDFGLCKPLNDKYSNLLENESFSTQEGRNESEGHSTSDRPPWLMPKEKLQQWKRNRRALAYSTVGTLDYMAPEVLLKKGYGVECDWWSLGAIMYEMLIGYPPFCSDEPRITCRKIINWKTCLKFPEEPKISSEAKDLICHLLCDVETRLGTRGVEELKVHPWFRSTQWDFLYELEAAYKPTVNGDLDTQNFEKFPDLEGPPSTIASVGPWRKMLTSKDTNFIGFTYKKSDVLKSMQSSGTDMKINDSSKAPSLISLLGQIDLQETATSEGEQKPET, from the exons ATGGACGGTGGTGATGGGACGGTGAGGTTGGGGGCTTTGAACTTGAAGCCGGATCACAGCGGCTTCGATTCAGGTCCTGATGTGTCCGTTTCATCGCCGGTTACGAGACAAAAAGCTGCGGCTGCAAAACAGTTCATAGAGAATCATTATAAGAACCATCTGCAAGGACTGCAAGATCGTAAAGAGAG TCTGTTTATTAGGCGACGAGCGCTTCAAATGAGAGCACAAGAAGCTCAGGTTTCAAATGAAGAACAAGAGGAGATGCTTAGGAATTTGGAGCGCAGAGAAACAGAGTATATGAGGCTGCAAAGGCGTAAAATTGGAATTGATGATTTTGAACAGTTAACTGTGATTGGAAAAGGTGCATTTGGGGAG GTTAGGTTATGCAGATGCAAGGACACCGGAGAGATTTTTGctatgaagaaattgaagaagtCAGAGATGCTTAGCCGTGGACAG GTTGAGCACGTCCGATCAGAGAGGAACTTACTGGCGGAGGTTGATAGTCGGTGCATAGTAAAACTTTTCTACTCTTTTCAAGATTCTGATTTCTTGTATCTGATTATGGAGTATTTACCTGGTGGAGACATAATGACATTATTGATGAGAGAAGATATTCTTTCTGAAGATGTTGCACGTTTTTACATAGCGGAGAGCATTCTAGCCATACAATCAATTCACCAACACAATTATGTTCACAG GGACATAAAACCAGATAACCTGATACTGGACAAAAATGGCCATTTAAAGCTTTCAGATTTTGGCTTGTGCAAACCTTTGAATGATAAGTATTCAAATTTACtggaaaatgaaagtttttcTACCCAGGAAGGAAGAAATGAATCTGAAGGGCATTCTACCAGTGACAGACCCCCCTGGTTGATGCCGAAAGAAAAATTGCAACAATGGAAACGCAATCGACGTGCATTG GCTTATTCAACAGTTGGAACTCTTGATTATATGGCTCCTGAAGTGCTACTAAAGAAGGGATATGGAGTGGAGTGTGATTGGTGGTCCCTTGGTGCTATCATGTATGAGATGCTTATAGGCTATCCTCCCTTCTGCTCTGATGAACCAAGGATCACATGCCGCAAG ATAATCAATTGGAAAACATGCCTTAAATTCCCTGAGGAACCAAAGATATCAAGCGAGGCCAAAGATCTTATTTGCCACTTGCTCTGTGATGTTGAAACAAGGCTGGGGACCAGAGGAGTTGAAGAATTGAAG GTGCATCCATGGTTCAGGAGCACTCAGTGGGATTTTCTGTATGAATTGGAAGCTGCATATAAGCCTACAGTCAATGGAGACTTGGATACTCAGAACTTTGAGAAGTTTCCTGAT TTGGAAGGCCCACCATCCACAATAGCAAGTGTAGGGCCTTGGAGGAAG ATGTTGACATCAAAAGATAccaattttattggatttacTTATAAGAAATCAGACGTCCTTAAATCAATGCAAAGTTCAG GTACAGACATGAAAATAAATGACTCTTCGAAGGCTCCATCTCTAATTTCCTTGTTAG GTCAGATTGACCTGCAAGAGACTGCAACATCAGAAGGTGAGCAGAAGCCGGAAACATGA
- the LOC118062633 gene encoding uncharacterized protein isoform X2, with product MDGGDGTVRLGALNLKPDHSGFDSGPDVSVSSPVTRQKAAAAKQFIENHYKNHLQGLQDRKERRRALQMRAQEAQVSNEEQEEMLRNLERRETEYMRLQRRKIGIDDFEQLTVIGKGAFGEVRLCRCKDTGEIFAMKKLKKSEMLSRGQVEHVRSERNLLAEVDSRCIVKLFYSFQDSDFLYLIMEYLPGGDIMTLLMREDILSEDVARFYIAESILAIQSIHQHNYVHRDIKPDNLILDKNGHLKLSDFGLCKPLNDKYSNLLENESFSTQEGRNESEGHSTSDRPPWLMPKEKLQQWKRNRRALAYSTVGTLDYMAPEVLLKKGYGVECDWWSLGAIMYEMLIGYPPFCSDEPRITCRKIINWKTCLKFPEEPKISSEAKDLICHLLCDVETRLGTRGVEELKVHPWFRSTQWDFLYELEAAYKPTVNGDLDTQNFEKFPDLEGPPSTIASVGPWRKMLTSKDTNFIGFTYKKSDVLKSMQSSGTDMKINDSSKAPSLISLLGQIDLQETATSEGEQKPET from the exons ATGGACGGTGGTGATGGGACGGTGAGGTTGGGGGCTTTGAACTTGAAGCCGGATCACAGCGGCTTCGATTCAGGTCCTGATGTGTCCGTTTCATCGCCGGTTACGAGACAAAAAGCTGCGGCTGCAAAACAGTTCATAGAGAATCATTATAAGAACCATCTGCAAGGACTGCAAGATCGTAAAGAGAG GCGACGAGCGCTTCAAATGAGAGCACAAGAAGCTCAGGTTTCAAATGAAGAACAAGAGGAGATGCTTAGGAATTTGGAGCGCAGAGAAACAGAGTATATGAGGCTGCAAAGGCGTAAAATTGGAATTGATGATTTTGAACAGTTAACTGTGATTGGAAAAGGTGCATTTGGGGAG GTTAGGTTATGCAGATGCAAGGACACCGGAGAGATTTTTGctatgaagaaattgaagaagtCAGAGATGCTTAGCCGTGGACAG GTTGAGCACGTCCGATCAGAGAGGAACTTACTGGCGGAGGTTGATAGTCGGTGCATAGTAAAACTTTTCTACTCTTTTCAAGATTCTGATTTCTTGTATCTGATTATGGAGTATTTACCTGGTGGAGACATAATGACATTATTGATGAGAGAAGATATTCTTTCTGAAGATGTTGCACGTTTTTACATAGCGGAGAGCATTCTAGCCATACAATCAATTCACCAACACAATTATGTTCACAG GGACATAAAACCAGATAACCTGATACTGGACAAAAATGGCCATTTAAAGCTTTCAGATTTTGGCTTGTGCAAACCTTTGAATGATAAGTATTCAAATTTACtggaaaatgaaagtttttcTACCCAGGAAGGAAGAAATGAATCTGAAGGGCATTCTACCAGTGACAGACCCCCCTGGTTGATGCCGAAAGAAAAATTGCAACAATGGAAACGCAATCGACGTGCATTG GCTTATTCAACAGTTGGAACTCTTGATTATATGGCTCCTGAAGTGCTACTAAAGAAGGGATATGGAGTGGAGTGTGATTGGTGGTCCCTTGGTGCTATCATGTATGAGATGCTTATAGGCTATCCTCCCTTCTGCTCTGATGAACCAAGGATCACATGCCGCAAG ATAATCAATTGGAAAACATGCCTTAAATTCCCTGAGGAACCAAAGATATCAAGCGAGGCCAAAGATCTTATTTGCCACTTGCTCTGTGATGTTGAAACAAGGCTGGGGACCAGAGGAGTTGAAGAATTGAAG GTGCATCCATGGTTCAGGAGCACTCAGTGGGATTTTCTGTATGAATTGGAAGCTGCATATAAGCCTACAGTCAATGGAGACTTGGATACTCAGAACTTTGAGAAGTTTCCTGAT TTGGAAGGCCCACCATCCACAATAGCAAGTGTAGGGCCTTGGAGGAAG ATGTTGACATCAAAAGATAccaattttattggatttacTTATAAGAAATCAGACGTCCTTAAATCAATGCAAAGTTCAG GTACAGACATGAAAATAAATGACTCTTCGAAGGCTCCATCTCTAATTTCCTTGTTAG GTCAGATTGACCTGCAAGAGACTGCAACATCAGAAGGTGAGCAGAAGCCGGAAACATGA
- the LOC118062634 gene encoding cold-regulated protein 27 — MLYMDGYRESESRTRSETSGLTGHESVELAQQDSPMIESMSSEWTDEKHSLYLKSMEASFVNQLYNSIDLLGWRSQKGRSVPNLSGEVNCSTCRPSGQFKVLRRGGWKKINFRRPESQLSSAKDSRGFLTNPWIQQFTPARKPEGATSPALQECAIQSRGINLNWKKAVLCCPATNSKLSHFGNSFSCHRDFVESNTEMSGQNFVDEDIEGERASSSFSSKGLKTLKTDPSSSDQVVPHSKTPVEEDVTECISAAK; from the exons ATGCTGTATATGGATGGTTATAGAGAAAGTGAAAGTCGAACGAGATCAGAAACGTCTGGGTTAACTGGTCACGAGTCAGTCGAGTTGGCTCAACAG GATTCACCGATGATAGAATCCATGTCTTCAGAATGGACAGATGAGAAGCACAGTCTTTATCTTAAATCCATGGAGGCTTCATTTGTTAATCAATTATACAATTCGATAGATCTTCTTGGTTGGCGTTCCCAGAAGGGGAGGTCAGTTCCAAACTTGTCTGGGGAAGTCAATTGTAGCACCTGTAGACCTTCTGGCCAG TTTAAGGTTCTTCGACGTGGCGGCTggaagaaaatcaattttcGAAGACCTGAATCTCAACTAAGCTCAGCGAAGGACTCCCGTGGGTTTTTAACAAACCCGTGGATTCAACAATTTACGCCTGCAAGAAAACCAGAAGGTGCAACATCTCCTGCTCTTCAAGAATGTGCTATCCAAAGTCGaggaatcaatttaaattggAAGAAAGCAGTGCTCTGCTGTCCAGCAACTAATTCAAAACTCTCTCATTTTGGCAACTCTTTTTCATGTCATCGTGATTTCGTTGAAAGCAACACAG AGATGTCAGGCCAGAACTTTGTCGACGAAGACATCGAAGGTGAAAGGGCAAGCAGTTCTTTCAGCTCAAAAGGGTTGAAAACTCTGAAAACTGATCCTTCGAGTAGTGACCAG GTTGTTCCCCACAGCAAGACTCCTGTGGAAGAAGACGTTACTGAGTGTATTTCTGCAGCTAAATAA
- the LOC118062635 gene encoding uncharacterized protein gives MSTSKAIRSLITRENVWKHLFRSAINHNSHKFDQTRCLSSLAGILNPSISRVTYNNRKDFDLASGNLYNNTTIKRGFLGCGDGEEGGVLSKVYEERRVLGYSPEQLFDVVAAVDLYHGFVPWCQRSEILKRYPDGSFDAELEIGFKFLVESYVSHVELNRPKFLKTTSSESNLFDHLINIWEFNPGPVPGSCELYFLVDFKFQSPLYRQVASMFFKEVVSRLVGSFNERCRLIYGPGVSVLEKSYGEKA, from the exons ATGTCAACCTCGAAAGCAATCCGTTCCTTAATAACCCGTGAAAATGTATGGAAACATCTCTTCAGGTCCGCAATAAATCATAATAGCCACAAATTCGATCAAACTCGATGTTTGAGTAGTCTTGCCGGTATCCTGAATCCATCAATTAGTAGAGTAACTTACAATAACCGGAAAGATTTTGATCTCGCTTCTGGAAATTTGTACAATAACACTACTATAAAACGAGGGTTTCTTGGCTGCGGTGACGGTGAAGAAGGCGGTGTTTTATCGAAGGTTTACGAAGAGAGGCGCGTGTTAGG GTATTCTCCGGAGCAGTTATTTGATGTGGTTGCTGCCGTTGATCTGTATCATGGGTTTGTACCGTGGTGTCAGCGGTCGGAGATACTGAAACGGTACCCAGATGGATCATTTGATGCGGAGTTGGAGATTGGTTTTAAGTTTCTCGTCGAGAGTTATGTTTCTCATGTAGAATTAAATAGACCGAAGTTTCTCAAG ACAACTTCATCAGAGAGTAACCTCTTTGACCATTTGATAAATATTTGGGAATTCAATCCGGGGCCAGTTCCAGGATCTTGtgagctttattttttagtggACTTCAAATTCCAGTCACCACTTTACAGACAG GTGGCATCCATGTTTTTCAAGGAGGTAGTCTCCCGACTGGTTGGTTCGTTCAATGAGCGCTGCCGATTGATCTATGGACCAGGGGTCTCAGTCCTTGAGAAATCCTACGGAGAGAAGGCATAA